GCAGCATGTCCGGGTTGGTGAGGACGTAGTTGGCGTACTGGCGGATCCACTCGCGTTCCTCGAACGGCGTGTCGCCGTCATAGACCGCAGGCCGGACCGAATTGCCCAGCGGTTGTGAAAGTTCCTTCACAGATCGGCACTGATCCGCCGCAAGGGCCTTCGTGGGGGCCAGGTAGAGGGCGGTGGTGCCGCGGCCGTTCGGCGCCTCGGAACCGTCCAAAAGGGTCGACAGAACCGGGACCAGATAGGCCAGGGACTTGCCGGACGCGGTGCCGGTTGCGACGACCACCGAGTCGCCGTCCAGGGCGTGCTCGGCCGCGCGGGCCTGGTGGGCCCAGGGATGCTCGATGCCCGCTGCCTGCACGGCGGCGATGACCTCGGCACGGATCCGGTCGGGCCAGACGGCATGGCGACCCTCGCGCGGGGGCAAATGCTCCGTATGAGTGATGCGCGAAGCCCGGCTCGGCCCTGCGGCGAGCCGGTCCAGGACCGTGCCCGGAGCGAGGCGCGAGGCGGGGTCCGTCGAGGGTCGATCGGATCGGTGATTCTTGGCCATCGGCACCGAGTGTGTCACTGGCGTGACGGACAATGGGACCAAGGCGTCGTGCACGCCTGCCGTAAGTGATTGAATGCCATCGCGGCTGGCGAACCGTCCCGGGCCCTGCCGAGGTGTCCCGAGGGGCGACCGCTCGATAGCAAGGTGCTGGAGGATCCGTGGACCTGTCCCTGTCGACCGAGACCGTCGGCGATCGCACGATCGTCAAGGTCGGTGGCGAAATCGACGTTTATACCGCGCCCAAGCTGCGCGAGCAGCTCGTCGAGCTGGTGAATGACGGGAGTTTCCACCTCGTCGTCGACATGGAGGGCGTGGACTTCCTCGACTCCACCGGTCTCGGCGTGCTGGTCGGCGGCCTGAAGCGTGTGCGTGCCCATGAGGGTTCGCTGCGCCTGGTCTGCAACCAGGAGCGCATTTTGAAGATCTTCCGCATCACCGGTCTCACCAAGGTGTTCCCGATTCACACCTCGGTCGAGGAAGCGGTGGCGGCCACAG
This genomic window from Streptomyces sp. DG2A-72 contains:
- the bldG gene encoding anti-sigma factor antagonist BldG, producing MDLSLSTETVGDRTIVKVGGEIDVYTAPKLREQLVELVNDGSFHLVVDMEGVDFLDSTGLGVLVGGLKRVRAHEGSLRLVCNQERILKIFRITGLTKVFPIHTSVEEAVAATD